A genome region from Macaca nemestrina isolate mMacNem1 chromosome 20, mMacNem.hap1, whole genome shotgun sequence includes the following:
- the LOC105488160 gene encoding uncharacterized serine/threonine-protein kinase SBK3, protein MERRASETPEDGDPEEDTATALQRLVELTASRVTPVRSLRDQYHLIRKLGSGSYGRVLLAQPHQGGPAVALKLLRRDLVPRSTFLREFCVGRCVSAHPGLLQTLAGPLQTPRYFAFAQEYAPCGDLSGMLQERGLPELLVKRVVAQLAGALDFLHSRGLVHADVKPDNVLVFDPVCSRVALGDLGLTRPEGSPTPAPPGPLPTAPPELCLLLPPDTLPLRPAVDSWGLGVLLFCAATACFPWDVALAPDPEFEAFAGWVTTKPQPPRPPPPWDQFAPPAMALLQGLLDLDPETRSPPLAVLDFLGDNWGLQGNREGPGVLGSVSYEDGEEGGSSLEEWTDDGDDGKSGGRTGTDGGAP, encoded by the exons ATGGAGCGCAGGGCCTCCGAGACCCCTGAGGATGGGGACCCAGAG GAGGACACAGCCACAGCCCTCCAACGGCTGGTGGAGCTGACGGCCAGCAGGGTGACCCCCGTGAGGAGCCTTCGGGACCAGTACCACCTCATCCGGAAGCTGGGCTCCGGCTCCTACGGCCGCGTGCTCCTCGCCCAGCCTCACCAGGGGG GTCCGGCTGTGGCTCTGAAGCTCCTGCGTCGGGATTTGGTCCCGAGAAGCACCTTCCTGAGGGAGTTCTGTGTGGGCCGCTGCGTCTCTGCACATCCAGGCCTGCTGCAGACCCTGGCAGGACCCCTACAGACCCCCCGCTATTTTGCCTTCGCCCAGGAGTACGCGCCCTGTGGGGACCTCAGCGGGATGCTGCAGGAAAGG GGCCTTCCCGAGCTGCTGGTGAAACGGGTGGTGGCCCAGCTGGCAGGAGCTCTGGATTTCCTCCACAGCCGGGGGCTGGTCCATGCAGATGTCAAGCCAGACAACGTGCTGGTCTTCGACCCGGTCTGCAGCCGTGTGGCCCTGGGAGACCTGGGTCTGACCCGGCCGGAGGGCAGCCCGACCCCTGCCCCACCAGGGCCTCTGCCCACGgcaccacctgagctctgcctcctgctaCCGCCAGACACTCTGCCTCTGCGGCCAGCCGTGGACTCCTGGGGCCTGGGGGTGCTTCTCTTCTGTGCTGCCACTGCCTGTTTCCCGTGGGACGTGGCACTGGCCCCCGACCCTGAGTTTGAGGCCTTCGCTGGCTGGGTGACCACCAAGCCCCAGCCACCTCGGCCACCACCACCCTGGGACCAGTTTGCACCCCCAGCCATGGCCTTGCTCCAGGGGCTTCTGGACCTGGATCCTGAGACTAGGAGCCCCCCACTGGCTGTTCTGGACTTCCTGGGGGACAACTGGGGGTTGCAGGGGAACAGAGAGGGCCCTGGGGTTTTGGGGAGCGTGTCCTATGAGGACGGGGAGGAGGGAGGTTCAAGCCTGGAGGAGTGGACAGATGACGGCGATGACGGCAAAAGTGGCGGGAGGACGGGGACAGATGGGGGAGCTCCCTGA
- the LOC105488161 gene encoding serine/threonine-protein kinase SBK2 isoform X2, whose amino-acid sequence MPGKQSEEGPVEAGASEDSEEEGLGGLTLEELQQGQEAARVLEDMMALSAQTLVRAEVDELYEEVRPLGQGRYGRVLLVTHRQKGTPLALKQLPKPRTSLRGFLYEFCVGLSLGVHSAIVTAYGIGIESAQSYSFLTEPVLHGDLMAFIQPKVGLPQPAVHRCAAQLASALEYIHARGLVYRDLKPENVLVCDPDCRHFKLTDFGHTRPRGTLLRLAGPPIPYTAPELCAPPPLPEGLPIQPALDAWALGVLVFCLLTGYFPWDQPLAEADPFYEDFLIWQASGQPQDRPQPWFGLAPAADALLWGLLDPHPRRRSAVSSIREHLGRPWRQREGEAEEVGGVEEEAGQ is encoded by the exons ATGCCCGGCAAACAGTCTGAGGAAGGGCCGGTGGAGGCAGGGGCTTCGGAGGACAGCGAGGAGGAGGGTCTGGGCGGCCTGACGTTAGAGGAGCTCCAGCAGGGCCAGGAGGCTGCCCGGGTGCTAGAGGACATGATGGCGCTGAGCGCTCAGACCCTGGTCCGAGCCGAGGTGGACGAGCTCTACGAGGAAGTGCGTCCCCTGGGCCAGGGCCGCTATGGCCGCGTCCTTCTGGTCACCCATCGTCAGAAAG GCACACCCCTGGCACTGAAGCAGCTCCCGAAACCCCGCACGTCCCTCCGTGGCTTCCTGTACGAGTTCTGTGTGGGGCTCTCGCTGGGCGTGCACTCAGCCATCGTGACAGCCTACGGCATTGGCATCGAGTCAGCACAATCCTACAGCTTCCTGACGGAGCCCGTCCTGCACGGGGACCTCATGGCCTTCATCCAGCCCAAG GTGGGCCTCCCACAGCCTGCAGTGCACCGCTGCGCCGCCCAGCTGGCCTCCGCCCTGGAGTACATCCACGCCCGCGGCCTGGTGTACCGGGACCTGAAGCCGGAGAACGTCCTGGTGTGCGACCCGGACTGTCGACACTTTAAGCTGACCGACTTCGGCCACACGAGGCCTCGCGGGACCCTGCTGCGCCTGGCCGGGCCGCCCATCCCCTACACGGCCCCCGAGCTCTGCGCGCCCCCGCCCCTCCCCGAGGGCCTGCCCATTCAGCCCGCCCTGGACGCCTGGGCGCTGGGCGTCCTGGTCTTCTGCCTGCTCACGGGCTACTTCCCCTGGGACCAGCCCCTGGCCGAGGCCGACCCCTTCTACGAGGACTTCCTCATCTGGCAGGCGTCGGGCCAGCCCCAGGACCGTCCTCAGCCCTGGTTCGGCCTGGCCCCCGCGGCCGACGCGCTTCTGTGGGGGCTGCTGGACCCTCACCCCCGAAGGAGGAGCGCTGTGAGCTCCATCAGGGAGCACCTGGGGCGCCCCTGGAGGCAGCGGGAGGGTGAGGCTGAAGAAGTGGGAGGGGTGGAAGAGGAGGCTGGGCAGTGA
- the LOC105488161 gene encoding serine/threonine-protein kinase SBK2 isoform X1: MKSSLEPTPALTPPSCPINAPLTEMPGKQSEEGPVEAGASEDSEEEGLGGLTLEELQQGQEAARVLEDMMALSAQTLVRAEVDELYEEVRPLGQGRYGRVLLVTHRQKGTPLALKQLPKPRTSLRGFLYEFCVGLSLGVHSAIVTAYGIGIESAQSYSFLTEPVLHGDLMAFIQPKVGLPQPAVHRCAAQLASALEYIHARGLVYRDLKPENVLVCDPDCRHFKLTDFGHTRPRGTLLRLAGPPIPYTAPELCAPPPLPEGLPIQPALDAWALGVLVFCLLTGYFPWDQPLAEADPFYEDFLIWQASGQPQDRPQPWFGLAPAADALLWGLLDPHPRRRSAVSSIREHLGRPWRQREGEAEEVGGVEEEAGQ; this comes from the exons ATGAAATCATCTCTGGAACCCACCCCCGCCTTGACCCCACCCAGCTGCCCCATCAATGCCCCATTGACAG AGATGCCCGGCAAACAGTCTGAGGAAGGGCCGGTGGAGGCAGGGGCTTCGGAGGACAGCGAGGAGGAGGGTCTGGGCGGCCTGACGTTAGAGGAGCTCCAGCAGGGCCAGGAGGCTGCCCGGGTGCTAGAGGACATGATGGCGCTGAGCGCTCAGACCCTGGTCCGAGCCGAGGTGGACGAGCTCTACGAGGAAGTGCGTCCCCTGGGCCAGGGCCGCTATGGCCGCGTCCTTCTGGTCACCCATCGTCAGAAAG GCACACCCCTGGCACTGAAGCAGCTCCCGAAACCCCGCACGTCCCTCCGTGGCTTCCTGTACGAGTTCTGTGTGGGGCTCTCGCTGGGCGTGCACTCAGCCATCGTGACAGCCTACGGCATTGGCATCGAGTCAGCACAATCCTACAGCTTCCTGACGGAGCCCGTCCTGCACGGGGACCTCATGGCCTTCATCCAGCCCAAG GTGGGCCTCCCACAGCCTGCAGTGCACCGCTGCGCCGCCCAGCTGGCCTCCGCCCTGGAGTACATCCACGCCCGCGGCCTGGTGTACCGGGACCTGAAGCCGGAGAACGTCCTGGTGTGCGACCCGGACTGTCGACACTTTAAGCTGACCGACTTCGGCCACACGAGGCCTCGCGGGACCCTGCTGCGCCTGGCCGGGCCGCCCATCCCCTACACGGCCCCCGAGCTCTGCGCGCCCCCGCCCCTCCCCGAGGGCCTGCCCATTCAGCCCGCCCTGGACGCCTGGGCGCTGGGCGTCCTGGTCTTCTGCCTGCTCACGGGCTACTTCCCCTGGGACCAGCCCCTGGCCGAGGCCGACCCCTTCTACGAGGACTTCCTCATCTGGCAGGCGTCGGGCCAGCCCCAGGACCGTCCTCAGCCCTGGTTCGGCCTGGCCCCCGCGGCCGACGCGCTTCTGTGGGGGCTGCTGGACCCTCACCCCCGAAGGAGGAGCGCTGTGAGCTCCATCAGGGAGCACCTGGGGCGCCCCTGGAGGCAGCGGGAGGGTGAGGCTGAAGAAGTGGGAGGGGTGGAAGAGGAGGCTGGGCAGTGA